A portion of the Vicia villosa cultivar HV-30 ecotype Madison, WI unplaced genomic scaffold, Vvil1.0 ctg.001256F_1_1, whole genome shotgun sequence genome contains these proteins:
- the LOC131634196 gene encoding probable xyloglucan galactosyltransferase GT17: MFFRKPSPIQPQKHQPCTTKSQSLSKTKEPHITTINLPIKSTVFASFFIASCFLFLHFRHPTTTTTTTTTVNTTATCNGSPPFYIYNLPPRFNLDLLKNCQNLNIYMNMCPHVINNGLGQPLSKPSWYATHQFLAEMIFHARLENHVCRTWDPNQAILFYIPFYGGLYSSSVFRQNNHTLRDSLAVDFIDHIKKQRWFNRYNGKDHFISLGRTAWDFMRTKTGYDFGANILLNLPPVKNMSVLTVERQPWKGKNQNGIPYPSYFHPKTKTEMLTWQNKVRQNDRPFLFSFIGGKRKGLGKAKIRDELVKQCNESTRCELVECGVGNSKCHDPMEVIGVMMKSRFCLQAPGDSFTRRSTFDSVVAGCIPVFFSPHTAYTQYAWYFPEERDTYSVYIEEGGVGKKRNLIEEVLMGISGEEVEKMREVVIGLIPRISYSHPNGSDVGFFDAVDVALRGLAKVVGDNIGNHEI; the protein is encoded by the coding sequence ATGTTTTTCAGAAAACCATCACCAATTCAACCTCAAAAGCATCAACCATGCACAACAAAATCCCAAAGCCTCTCAAAAACAAAAGAACCCCACATCACCACAATTAACCTACCCATAAAATCAACTGTCTTTGCATCTTTCTTCATTGCATCATGTTTCCTCTTTCTCCACTTCCGCCACCCAACAACCACAACCACCACCACAACCACCGTCAACACCACCGCCACATGCAACGGTTCACCTCCATTCTACATCTACAACCTTCCTCCACGTTTCAACCTAGACCTCCTCAAAAACTGCCAAAATCTCAACATCTACATGAACATGTGCCCTCATGTCATAAACAATGGACTAGGTCAACCACTCTCCAAACCATCATGGTATGCAACACATCAATTCTTAGctgaaatgattttccatgctagATTAGAAAACCACGTGTGTCGCACGTGGGATCCAAATCAAGCAATTCTCTTCTACATACCCTTCTACGGTGGTCTCTACTCCTCCAGCGTCTTCCGGCAAAACAATCACACTCTCCGTGACTCCCTCGCCGTTGATTTTATCGATCACATCAAAAAACAACGTTGGTTCAACCGCTACAATGGTAAGGACCATTTTATTTCCCTGGGGAGAACCGCATGGGATTTCATGCGCACAAAAACCGGTTATGATTTCGGAGCCAACATCCTTTTAAATCTGCCACCTGTCAAAAACATGTCGGTGCTAACAGTTGAACGACAGCCTTGGAAAGGGAAAAACCAAAACGGCATACCATACCCGTCGTATTTCCACCCCAAAACAAAAACAGAAATGCTGACGTGGCAGAATAAAGTTCGACAAAACGACAGgccgtttttgttttctttcatcgGTGGGAAGAGGAAAGGGTTAGGAAAAGCAAAGATTCGCGACGAGTTAGTTAAACAATGTAACGAGTCGACTCGGTGCGAGTTGGTTGAATGTGGGGTTGGGAATAGTAAATGTCATGATCCAATGGAAGTGATTGGTGTAATGATGAAGTCACGTTTTTGTCTTCAAGCGCCAGGTGATTCTTTTACGAGGAGGTCAACGTTTGACTCGGTGGTTGCCGGTTGTATACCGGTGTTCTTCTCGCCGCATACGGCGTATACGCAATACGCGTGGTATTTTCCGGAGGAAAGAGATACGTATTCGGTGTATATTGAAGAGGGGGGTGTAGGGAAAAAGAGGAATTTGATTGAGGAGGTGTTGATGGGAATTTCGGGGGAGGAAGTTGAAAAGATGAGGGAGGTGGTGATTGGTTTGATTCCTAGGATTAGTTATTCGCATCCGAATGGGAGTGATGTTGGGTTTTTTGATGCGGTTGATGTAGCACTTCGAGGACTTGCTAAGGTTGTTGGGGATAATATTGGGAACCatgagatttga